A stretch of the Panicum virgatum strain AP13 chromosome 9N, P.virgatum_v5, whole genome shotgun sequence genome encodes the following:
- the LOC120688027 gene encoding uncharacterized protein LOC120688027 gives MTAAVPWALAAVRRSLQEGAASVVEMTAAVPWALAAVRRSLQEGAASAASYARRAPHPQQQGAAARPEATTVRSVETLVVIVAAIVLAAVLAGVLARVCGGRYVVPSGDDRDVEGWVERRCRSCLDSGLPPSPSPGPSKTGEAK, from the coding sequence ATGACGGCGGCCGTGCCGTGGGCGCTCGCCGCCGTGAGGAGGTCGCTGCAGGAGGGCGCCGCCAGCGTGGTCGAGATGACGGCGGCCGTGCCGTGGGCGCTCGCCGCCGTGAGGAGGTCGCTGCAGGAGGGCGCCGCCAGCGCGGCGTCGTACGCGCGGCGAGCCCCGCACCCGCAGCAGCAGGGGGCTGCGGCGCGGCCCGAGGCGACCACGGTGAGGTCGGTCGAGACGCTGGTGGTGATCGTCGCGGCGATCGTGCTCGCCGCGGTGCTGGCGGGCGTCCTCGCGCGGGTTTGCGGCGGGCGGTACGTCGTGCCCAGCGGGGACGACCGCGACGTCGAGGGCTGGGTCGAGAGGCGGTGCCGGAGCTGCCTTGACAGCGGGCttccgccatcgccgtcgccggggcCGTCCAAGACGGGTGAGGCCAAATAG
- the LOC120688025 gene encoding uncharacterized protein LOC120688025, whose protein sequence is MAKAAPHSVGERDPLLPSSASPPPYLDHHPADSYAVLLVPVRLRRRLRRGGRCLAPCLVALFLLALAGFLLWPADPDVSLARLRLEHVSVTARPAVAVTISAALKVRVRNPDLFALDYSRLDVDIGYRGKQLGRVTSGGGRVRARAVSYVDADLQLDGIRVVGDAIYLLEDLARGSVPFDAVVEVDGHLHLFFLSVPVKGRISCAVHVNPHNQTILHQDCYPE, encoded by the exons atggcGAAGGCCGCGCCGCACTCCGTGGGGGAGCGGGATCCCCTGctcccctcctccgcctccccgccgccctacCTCGACCACCACCCGGCCGACTCCTACGCGGTGCTCCTCGTCCCcgtccgcctgcgccgccgcctgcgccgcgggGGCCGCTGCCTCGCCCCCTGCCTCGtcgccctcttcctcctcgcgctcGCGGGCTTCCTCCTCTGGCCCGCCGACCCGGACGTCTCCCtcgcccgcctccgcctcgagCACGTCTCCGTCACGGCgcgccccgccgtcgccgtcaccaTCTCCGCCGCGCTCAAGGTCCGCGTCCGCAACCCGGACCTCTTCGCGCTCGACTACTCGCGCCTCGACGTCGACATCGGCTACCGCGGCAAGCAGCTCGGGCGGGTCAcctccggcggcgggcgcgtcCGGGCGCGCGCCGTGTCGTACGTCGACGCCGACCTGCAGCTCGACGGGATACGCGTTGTAGGGGACGCGATCTACCTGCTCGAGGACCTCGCGCGGGGGTCCGTGCCCTTCGACGCCGTCGTCGAGGTCGACGGCCACCTCCACTTGTTCTTCCTCAGCGTCCCTGTCAAG GGGAGAATATCATGCGCGGTGCATGTTAATCCACACAACCAAACCATATTACATCAGGACTGCTATCCTGAG Tga